One region of Bacteroidia bacterium genomic DNA includes:
- a CDS encoding PIN domain-containing protein: MRVYLDTNVLLDFFLKREPFYESSKSIIRMADEMKIICYTSPISISNIAYIMQKFGRDKVKNLTLKLLSIIHLTELDKQIYIAAFNSKFEDVEDALQYFSASKTKADVIITRNTKDFKHSSIEINTPEQFLNQRVP; this comes from the coding sequence ATGCGCGTTTATTTAGACACCAATGTTTTATTAGATTTTTTTTTGAAAAGAGAGCCTTTCTACGAAAGCTCAAAAAGTATTATTCGTATGGCGGACGAAATGAAAATTATTTGTTATACATCTCCAATAAGTATTTCCAATATAGCATATATTATGCAAAAATTTGGACGCGATAAAGTGAAAAATTTAACTTTAAAATTGCTTAGCATTATTCATTTGACAGAATTAGATAAACAAATTTATATTGCTGCATTCAATTCAAAATTTGAAGATGTGGAAGACGCTTTACAATATTTTTCTGCATCAAAAACAAAAGCAGATGTTATTATTACACGCAATACAAAAGACTTTAAACATTCTTCTATCGAGATAAATACGCCCGAACAATTTTTAAACCAACGTGTTCCTTAA
- a CDS encoding 4Fe-4S dicluster domain-containing protein → MAIRITDECINCGACEPECPNNAIYEGGNEWRFSDGTSLKGNFTGKSGLSVEADSPQTPKTMDVYYIVTDKCTECVGFHDEPQCAAVCPVDCCISDDDNKESKEELLQKKQTLHV, encoded by the coding sequence ATGGCTATAAGAATAACAGACGAGTGTATCAATTGCGGAGCTTGCGAGCCGGAATGCCCGAACAACGCGATTTACGAAGGAGGAAACGAATGGCGTTTTTCTGACGGCACGTCTTTAAAAGGAAATTTTACCGGAAAAAGTGGATTATCTGTCGAAGCAGATTCGCCGCAAACACCGAAAACAATGGATGTTTATTACATTGTTACGGATAAATGTACGGAATGTGTTGGTTTTCATGACGAGCCACAATGTGCGGCTGTATGTCCCGTGGATTGCTGTATTTCGGATGATGATAACAAAGAAAGTAAAGAAGAACTTTTACAGAAAAAACAAACTTTACACGTTTAA
- a CDS encoding glycosyltransferase → MLLLDNVPADLGIVVVIPCFNESLLLNTLDALLNCTRSDCSTEIIVVLNASENADEKIIFQNNETKKYFLEWKKKHLDYKLKFYLIEACLLPKKYAGVGLARKIGMDEAYLRFEKSTQKNKIIACMDADSLCEKNYFTALENHFLKNPKTPACSIYFEHPVNGNEFSKEVYEGIIQYELFLRYYNQGLRYAGFPFAFHTIGSSMAVRAEVYKKQGGMNKRKAGEDFYFLQKIMLLGFFSELNETKIIPSPRPSNRVPFGTGKAIQKWLDEKNNSYSAYHPQSFIDIKKLFDTIESCYQKNNFSDFLLVLPNTVQLFLAENNFSERVKEWNENSTSKKYFLKRFFSWFDGFTMLKFMHYVRDEHYGLMDLQTTVSQLLELRNKGFEKNNFSAEAQLKLLREIERSENYFSNLDKM, encoded by the coding sequence ATGTTATTGCTTGATAATGTTCCCGCAGATTTAGGAATTGTAGTTGTCATTCCTTGTTTCAACGAATCACTTTTATTAAATACGCTGGATGCTTTGTTGAATTGCACACGTAGCGATTGTTCGACTGAAATAATTGTTGTTTTAAATGCCTCAGAAAACGCTGACGAGAAAATAATTTTTCAAAACAATGAAACGAAAAAATATTTTTTAGAATGGAAAAAAAAGCACCTAGATTATAAACTGAAATTTTATTTAATAGAAGCTTGTTTACTTCCTAAAAAGTATGCAGGTGTTGGATTAGCGCGAAAAATTGGAATGGACGAAGCGTATCTACGTTTCGAAAAATCAACACAAAAAAATAAAATAATTGCCTGCATGGATGCAGATAGTTTATGCGAAAAAAATTATTTTACCGCGCTCGAAAATCATTTCCTAAAAAATCCCAAAACGCCAGCCTGTTCTATTTATTTTGAGCATCCCGTTAACGGAAATGAATTTTCAAAAGAAGTGTACGAAGGGATTATTCAATACGAATTATTTTTACGCTATTACAATCAGGGCTTACGTTACGCGGGCTTTCCTTTTGCATTCCACACGATAGGTTCTTCGATGGCGGTGCGCGCAGAAGTGTATAAAAAACAAGGTGGAATGAACAAGCGAAAGGCGGGAGAAGATTTTTATTTTCTACAAAAAATTATGCTACTTGGTTTTTTTTCGGAGTTAAATGAAACAAAAATTATTCCTTCTCCGCGTCCTTCTAATCGGGTTCCTTTTGGTACAGGTAAAGCGATTCAGAAATGGTTAGACGAAAAAAATAATTCATACTCGGCATATCATCCGCAAAGTTTTATTGACATCAAAAAGCTTTTTGATACGATAGAATCTTGCTATCAAAAAAATAATTTTTCAGATTTTTTATTAGTGCTTCCTAATACAGTTCAATTATTTTTAGCTGAAAATAATTTTTCTGAAAGGGTAAAAGAATGGAACGAAAATTCGACTTCAAAAAAATATTTTTTGAAACGCTTTTTTTCGTGGTTTGATGGATTTACGATGTTGAAATTTATGCATTATGTTCGCGATGAACATTACGGTTTAATGGATTTGCAAACTACAGTTTCTCAACTTTTAGAGCTCAGAAATAAAGGGTTTGAGAAAAATAATTTTTCAGCGGAAGCTCAACTAAAATTGTTGAGAGAAATAGAACGATCCGAAAATTATTTTTCTAATTTAGATAAAATGTAA
- a CDS encoding 30S ribosomal protein THX: MGKGDKKSRKGKIAMGSYGVSRPRKASTGNAFVPKSSKKSTPRAEKTETVEAPKAAAKKTTVKKAVVAKAPAAEKTVAKKAPAKKAAKKEE, translated from the coding sequence ATGGGAAAAGGTGATAAAAAAAGCCGCAAAGGCAAAATAGCAATGGGTTCTTACGGTGTCAGCAGACCAAGAAAAGCTTCCACAGGAAATGCTTTTGTTCCAAAGTCTTCTAAAAAATCTACACCGAGAGCTGAGAAAACCGAAACAGTTGAAGCACCAAAAGCAGCTGCTAAAAAAACAACCGTAAAAAAAGCAGTGGTAGCAAAAGCGCCAGCAGCTGAAAAAACAGTTGCGAAAAAAGCACCTGCAAAAAAAGCAGCTAAAAAGGAAGAATAG
- a CDS encoding DUF6364 family protein — translation MNTKLTLSIEPELIKEIKKYSHQKGISISKIVQDYFTILTQKNKQKKKSAVDELSGMIEDLDIPENFNAETEREKYLLKKHLK, via the coding sequence ATGAACACAAAGTTGACATTGAGCATTGAGCCAGAATTGATAAAAGAAATTAAAAAATATTCTCACCAAAAAGGTATTAGTATCTCAAAAATAGTGCAAGATTATTTTACCATTCTGACGCAAAAAAACAAACAGAAAAAAAAATCAGCTGTAGATGAATTAAGTGGAATGATTGAAGATTTGGATATTCCTGAGAATTTTAATGCCGAAACAGAAAGAGAAAAATATTTACTAAAAAAACACTTGAAATAA
- a CDS encoding acyl-CoA reductase, which produces MELKKRLAAFSELSDILRHFLLTEKNNFSNQKYAEKLDAAIARSFFVNGWFTESNVKKALFSIAEMLRKEKLEKWIFPYQNQIETYIGNKNVGVIMAGNIPMVGFHDMICVLVSGNNFIGKLSSSDTVLIPLLAEILTELEPDFKNKILFTEGRLPSIDAVIATGSNNSSRYFDYYFGKYPHIIRKNRTSVAVLDGTEAANDLALLGEDVFSYFGLGCRNVSKLFFPEGYNVNLLFESFFEFNFVINNHKYANNYDYNKTIYLMRLEPVFDNNFLILKEDKNFASPVAVLFYEHYSDEKSLFEKIAFQKENIQCCVTAEKNNFSKLKFGTTQQPELWDYADDVDTLKFLLSDVIA; this is translated from the coding sequence ATGGAATTAAAGAAACGACTCGCTGCTTTTTCAGAGCTCAGCGATATTTTACGACACTTTTTATTGACTGAAAAAAATAATTTTTCAAATCAAAAATATGCCGAAAAGCTGGATGCTGCTATTGCTCGTTCTTTTTTTGTTAATGGTTGGTTTACGGAATCGAATGTAAAAAAAGCACTTTTTTCCATCGCAGAAATGCTTCGAAAAGAAAAATTGGAGAAATGGATTTTTCCCTATCAAAATCAAATTGAAACATATATTGGAAATAAAAATGTTGGTGTTATCATGGCGGGAAATATTCCGATGGTTGGTTTCCACGATATGATCTGCGTGCTGGTTTCAGGAAATAATTTTATTGGAAAACTTTCTTCGTCTGACACCGTTTTGATTCCGCTTTTGGCAGAAATTCTCACAGAATTAGAACCAGATTTTAAAAATAAAATTTTATTTACAGAAGGTCGTTTGCCTTCGATTGATGCGGTTATTGCAACAGGCAGTAATAATTCTTCACGCTATTTTGATTATTATTTTGGAAAATATCCGCACATTATTCGTAAAAATCGCACTTCTGTTGCTGTGTTAGATGGCACCGAAGCTGCCAATGATTTAGCACTTTTAGGCGAGGATGTTTTTTCTTATTTTGGTTTGGGTTGTCGAAATGTTTCTAAACTTTTTTTCCCGGAAGGATACAATGTAAATTTATTATTTGAGTCGTTTTTCGAATTTAATTTCGTCATCAACAATCACAAATACGCCAACAATTACGATTACAATAAAACAATTTATTTAATGCGTTTGGAGCCTGTTTTCGATAATAATTTTTTAATTTTGAAAGAAGACAAAAACTTTGCATCGCCTGTTGCCGTGCTTTTTTACGAGCATTATTCAGATGAAAAATCCTTGTTCGAAAAAATAGCTTTTCAAAAAGAAAACATTCAATGTTGTGTAACGGCTGAAAAAAATAATTTTTCAAAACTAAAATTTGGAACAACGCAACAGCCCGAATTATGGGATTATGCAGACGATGTGGATACGCTAAAATTTTTGTTGAGCGATGTTATTGCTTGA